Genomic window (Gopherus evgoodei ecotype Sinaloan lineage unplaced genomic scaffold, rGopEvg1_v1.p scaffold_71_arrow_ctg1, whole genome shotgun sequence):
aagaactttcccagttcgtcacatctctccccccttcgagaccgaactgagcgaggtcactccagccagtgacctggggaagttcgaacccaccaacgttcctatggatgccccagcatctctcccatcccttggtgtgagttacaccaggacagtccagtcttacgccctcccttaggtcgggtgtgcttgatggcacttgcaggccacaTGTGGGAatgtttatgcagcccacaccctttgccaccccagtacccctggggttcaaactgggacggggtcttctcccagcactctgggctgcgattcgggctctcttggttaagagcccccatcttggccttggccagctctgggcttgggcagccgctccccactttgtggcccagacacaacacctctgccgtccccaccttacactttccagcttttaccgtcagtcccacctccttgaggcagcccagccccctcttcacctggcaCACCGGTTCCTCCCAGGtttggctaaagatgcacgttatcagtgtctgccagggccaagttctccatccccctcagcttgtctagaatctccccaggcctaggcatggggtcggcatcagacactgtggccatgtctacatctaaaattttgcagcgctggttgttacagctgtattagtacagctgtatagggccagcgctgcagagtggccacacttacagcaaccagcgctgcaagtggtgttagatgtggccacactgcagcgctgttgggcggcttcaaggggggttccgggaacgcgagagcaaaccgggaaaggagaccagcttcgccgcggtttgctctcgcgttccccgaacccccctgcaaaccgcagggaaggagacctgcttgctcggggttccgggaacgcgagagcaaaccgggaaaggagaccagcttcgccgcggtttgctctcgcgttcccggagccaccctgcaaactgcagggaaggagacctgcttgctcggggttccgggaacgagagagcaagccggggaaggagaccagcttcgccgcggtttgctctcgcgttcccggagccaccctgcaaaccgcagggaaggagacctgcttgctcggggttccgggaacgagagagcaagccggggaaggagaccagctttgccgcggtttgctctcgcgttcccggagccaccctgcaaaccgcagggaaggagacctgcttgctcggggttccgggaccgagagagcaaaccgggaaaggagaccagcttcgccgcggtttgctctctcggtcccggagccacccagcaaaccgcagggaaggagacctgcttgctcggggttccgggaccgagagagcaaaccgggaaaggaggtctccttccctgcggtttgctgggtggctccgggaccgagagagcaaaccgcggcgaagcaggtctcctttcccggtttgctctctcggtcccggaaccccgagcaagcaggtctccttccccgcggtttgctgggtggctccgggaccgagagagcaaaccgcggcgttcccggtttgctctctcggtcccggaaccccgagcaagcaggtctccttccccgcggtttgctggctggctccgggaccgagagagcaaaccgcggcgttcccggtttgctctctcggtcccggaaccccgagcaagcaggtctccttccctgcggtttgctggctggctccgggaccgagagagcaaaccgcggcgttcccggtttgctctctcggtcccagaaccccgagcaagcaggtctccttccctgcggtttgctggctggctccgggaccgagagagcaaaccgcggcgttcccggtttgctctctcggtcccggaaccccgagcaagcaggtctccttccctgcggtttgctggctggctccgggaccgagagagcaaaccgcggcgaagctggtctcctttcccggtttgctctctcggtcccggaaccccgagcaagcaggtctccttccctgcggtttgctgggtggctccgggaccgagagagcaaaccgggaaaggaaaccagcttgattaccagaggcttcctccttccacggaggtcaagaaaagcgctggtgagtgtctacattggatcaccagcgctggatcctctacacccgagacaaaacgggagtacggccagcgctgcaaacagggagttgcagcgctggtgatgccctgcagatgtgtacacctcctaagttgcagcgctgtaactccctcaccagtgctgcaactttctgatgtagacaagccctgtgatggctttaagcttctgatagcccccataaaaccagatcatcctgtctcgcttggggatcagccccacgggtgaggcccatgtgctgtaaaacggctggatcccatctaaagccagcaggtccctgacctctctctccaggatctgggctgctttcccagtgactctgaatggagaacacctgatggggagattggctcccacctcagggaagagatccccccgggggtcttcccccttcttcatccaatcctccctcttcaggtccaggggtcccctcactctcctcccatccagcagctcgaaagggaagaaccctgtggattcctggggcaccaccagctgtctcccgattctccccagttctacttccccttggggagcccattcccggtacaggaatcccttctccggcaggactctgtccctgcagccttccccaagggggtttgcagcgctgtggccagcaagttccctcagcttctccaaggagggatccttctgcagctcggtctgggattcagcggctggggcagggagtgggacctgctccctctcgctggctggacctggggtcacagcccccctgagccctgtccctggtagctccctccctgctgtgtaatcacttcccagcagcacatctggaccagacaaacctgtttggcagccgacctgccctgcctgggtgtccccccactcagctggggtctcagctccccccgtgctcagcgctgcccttgctgtcccagtggggacaggcagcgacctctctgctctggtcccagcatgagagccagcgtgagccccctctccggtgtgcaggggggtggggagcatctctccctcccactcagccccagggggctggttacaggtaggcaggtatcctgagcccagcagcccctccccctgccagccaggtcatttgcattttcactgaccatttccatcccacagcgagtccgccccagcggggtcctgggggagccaccaggtcctgcccccccactttgcagtcaggcgtgactctcagccagccagtaacacagaggtttattcgatgacaggaacagggtctaacacagagcttgtaggtacagagaaccggacccctcagccaggtccattctggggggtggggagcccagcccccagccctggggctccccccgtctccccagccagctccaaactgagaCTCTCCAGCCCCCCcgtggcctttgtctctttcctgggccatggggtcacctgatctctttgttctccaacacgtTCAGCTGGCACCTTGAGAACGgcatggggaaaccgaggcacccaCACAGTGTTCAGAgacaacattaagaacattcccactttgtcacaggggGTGAATAGGGGACACAACGAGCCCCCACCCAGGGGCTGTTAACGGAGCCAAGAGCTTTGGCCACTTGTCCGTAGCCCCGAGAACCGGCCGCTGGCAGAAATTTCCCATGTCCCATAGAGCAGCCCTTCTGTGCCCCATGGCGGGCCAgggaggcaggggggtgcagaCCCCTCTGTGTCCCATGGTGGGGGACAGTGGGGGGGTCCTCAACAGGCTTGTGCCCCTCCAATTTTCAAAGTGTCCCCCCAAAATCTCAGCTCTGCCCCAACATCCATGGGGGTGAATCCTGCTTCTTGGGGCGGGGGTGTCGCCTCCTGGTGCCCCCCCGTGCCGGTGCTCAcggccccctcccccctccgcgTCGGAAGAACTCGGAGATGTCCTGCAGGGTGACATGGGGCTGAGCCCCCCAGGCCGGTGCCTCAGGGTCCCACAAGGCCGTGGTGCTGCCAGAGCTCTCCGGCGCCCCCGAGTGGACGCCGCTGGAGGTGCCACTCCCCGAGCTGCCGGCGGGCCCCCGGTACCAGTCCTCGGCGCTGGGTGGGGGGCGCGGGATCCACAGGTCGCCCGTCTCCACCTGGGGGGCTCTGTCCAGCTGGGGCGGGGCCGCCGGCTCGATCCACAGCGCCCCGCCCCGGCGCCACATGCTGGGCACCCCCCGGGCCCGGGCCCCCCGGAAGAGCCGCTCGCCCAGCAGGGCCGAGATCACCACGAAGAGGCCGGCCACCCCCGCCAGCGCCAGCATGGGCACTAGGCAGGCGGcgcagggcagggcggggggcgGCGAAGGGGgcgggagctgggggctggggggcagagatgggggcatCGTCGGCGATCGGctgcggagagagagagagagagaaggggagataAATGGGGGGTTTCTGGGGGGGGAGGTGCCAGATCTGACCCAGGACTGccttgggaggggggaggagggatgggacaCGGGggtctgtcccctctggggggcaccagTTCTGACCCAGGCCTGGCTTGGAGGGggctgggacatggggcctgtcccctgtgAGGGGCACCGACTCTGACCCGGCCCCAGTGTGGGGGACTGGGTGActctggggtgcaggggctggggtgtggggcctgtcccctctggaggGCACTGgctctgacccagccccagggtgggggactgGGTGACtcgggggtgcaggggctgggacGTGGGGCCTGTCCCCTGTGGGGGGCACCGGCTCTGacctggccccagggtgggggactgGGTGAATcgggggtgcaggagctgggaCGTGGGGCCTGTCCCCTGTGGGGGGCACCGGCTCTGAAGCGGGGAATGGGCCGTGGGCTACTCACGTCAAGGCTGGGAGCGGAGGGTGCCCGGCGCGCCAGCGGCTCGTGGGGGGTGGCGAGGACCCATGGGCCGGGCTGGGCGGTGCCCCATGGCTGGTGGGGGCCGTGTCGGGAGCCGGGCGCGGCTGGGGGGGGAAGTGGTCGATGCCGTGACGCAGCGTTTCCTGCCCGGAGCCGTTGGCGCGAATGACGCGATGGAAACAACTttcggggtggggagaggggctcagcggggggtaCCCTGTCCTCAGAGCACTGtgtgaacccaggcgtcctggccaGCTCCCAGTTCAGACCCCTCCCTTCAGTCGCCTTCAGCGTCTCCGTCACTTCCTGTCTCAAACCTGTGTGCAGCTTGGCTGGGAGTTCATCGcccaccccgccccagaggggccgcatcccagcgccaggcgaggggtccccatgtgcccagccccccatcccagagggGCTATGTCCCAGTGCCAGGAGAGGGGTCCCCAagttcccagccccccaccccagaggggctgcatcCCAGTGTCAGGAGAGGGGTCCCCAagttcccagccccccaccccagaggggccacgTCCCagtgccgggcgaggggtccccgtgtgcccagcccctgtgctctgagagtgtgacaaagtgggtttGCCCCTTGTTATGTTGTGTGCCAGTCTGTTGTGCATGAATgcggtgtgtgcctcagtttccctgtgtgctgcaccaatgcCTGGGTGGTGGGATTTGCGGGGGGGAACTTTGGCTGAGACCCTCGGGGCAGGTGAGGCCTCTCCAGCGGCCGGTGCCCTTCGTCACCCGGGACCCAGGAGGGGGATACGACCGGGGATCAAGGCAAGGACCAGAGGAGGGGCAATGGGGGGGGGTCTGCAGCCCAGCAGCTGGAACCAGGCAGGCTCCTGTTTGGGACtcggggggcagagcccagggcaccaggccccgggcccccccCGTATAGACGTTGCTGGAAGTCCCTGATGTCTGTGCTAACAAGCCCTGCCCTGTTGCCTACTAACCCGCGGGCGACGCTTGGAGCTGGGCGGGACCTGGGGGCCTCCTCTCtcggagccggggggggggacccaggggGACCTCCTCTCTCGGAGCCGGGGGGGGACCCGGGGGGCCTCCTCTCTCACAGCTGGGGGGAGACCCGGGGGGCCTCCTCTCTCGGAGCCAGGCGGGACCCGGGGGGTCTCCTCTCTCGGAGCCAGGGGGGACCCAGGGGCCTCCTCTCTCACAGCCGGGGGGGACCCCGGGGGTCTCCTCTCTCGGAGCTGGGCGGGACCCGGGGGCCTCCTCTCTCGGAGCCAGGGGGGACCCGGGGGGGGCTCCTCTCTCGGAGCTGCCTGTCCCTGGGCCACGAgcttccccagctccccccttccTGGTTCTGACCTCGGAGCATCCAGCACCCCCGTCCCCCCGTGCGCCTCCCACAGCAAGTCCGCCCGGGCGGGTCctgggggagcctgggccctgccccccaactccgcagtcagacgtgactcagccaggGACACAGTCGGCAGGATCACGGTGTAGGGCAGAGCCTCTTAGCACCGAAATCagggactttcagccaagtccatctcggggagtcctgggccagacGCCCTGGGCACCCCCTCGTCCAGGCACCCCATGCAGACTGCCGGCCTCCAGCCACCCCACCACCAACACCCCCCTTTGCTGCTCCTCCTCTGTCTCCCTTCCTGGGCCAAAGGTGTCAGCTGGTCGcacccccctcctgggtctcagcttACACAGCTGGGCAGCTTCAcctgccccagggccccagcaAAGTCACCCCCCCAAttcccagcacacagggaaactgaggcacggccaGTGTTAGTATaggacagtaagactcacatgcaACATAACCAGGTGAATAAAACCCTGTTTCTCCCCAAACTGAGACCGAGCTGAGCGGGGTCACTTAGCCAGCGGCCTGCGGAGGTTCGGGCCCCTCTCCGGGACAAAGCATCGGCTGTCACGCTGGCCCACCCCCCAACAGggactgtgacgaactgggaaagttcttaatgttttctctgaatactgcattggtgcctcagtgtccccatggcagttcttaagtatctggcagagcaaagggccagtgcacctaaatgcctggcactctgtctcctagcaactgatggcctgggccccccctctgcaaaggtgccagctgaaggtgttgaagacaaagggatcaggtgacctcctggcccgggaaaggggctgagcagaggaggggctgggaggggttgtgagtctggagctggctggggtcaagggtggagggtagacctgggggtctggctcactgccccccagaatggacccggccgaggggtccggttcgctgtacctacaagctctgtgttagaccctgttcctgtcatcgaataaacctctgttttactggctggctgagagtcacgtctgactgcaaagtgggggtgcaggacccggtggcttccccaggaccccgctggggtggactcgctgtgggaagcgcacggaggggcagaggatgctgaatgctccaaggagagacccaggaggtgaagccgtgtgagcttcttgccctgaacaagtctgctccaagggagaggaggctccccaaagtcctgactggcttggtggggagcagttccagagcatcgcccggggactccgtgacaactggtggcagcgatgggatgtactgcaccccgtgaatggcgctgcttgcagtaagtgactggggagcagtaaaacaaaggcgggataatgaggaccaggcgtgctgaaggctcagagagtgACGGTTTcaggggcggttaacctctgggagtctgtgaccagcgagaaggactgttggagtaacggggtccccctgaggactgcagcgagcagtcccaggggtggaggagcttgccgctcgaccctgggagagagaaggattttgcagtagcagggttcccctggggattgcaggagcagtcccaggtacggaggagtctgcagctcgaccctggcaaagaggtggtgatcacgagaagggctggcacaccaggggttcttcctggaaaccatgggggagccaagagcacacaggcctgtgagtccagagccacttgggaacggtgaagtgatggcctatcaccgtctccttgagaaggacattgtgatcctgtgcacaaagagagggttacgcatggggacgttcaccaaggcacagttaatcgtgcagttggaggagaagcaccgcgctgaggagcagattcctggcccggatggggctacaagaggatctgagagcagctggagcatcagccaggcatccccgggagtctggtccccaatcagatgagggtcttcacgattgggttccccatcaggagactggagacggatgggatgggagcagagcccgagagagcgagaggaccgtgagagaaagcaagagcccgaggaaaagctgcaggagaagcagcagcagcgtggactggtgatggtggagcagagagacatagggagctgcccaggggtcagtggggaaacacgcctgcgggggcgagaccctgggacacagagaactgtggtggtgcagccccagatgctgagggactgtggaacctgggtgaagttccctggggtgaagcctctcgccctgcctatggcccagatccctgtgcagacccaggaggggtcgggcctgctggtggttggggttctccaggatatcggctgggaggccctgttggggggtgactgtctccccatgggacaggaaccaggccccgctcctgtaatggccgcgggtttgaattcaaatccagggaaccaattggctaggatggaaatggtcagtgaaaatgcaaataacctggctggcaggggggaggggctgctgggctcaggttacctgcctacctgtaaccagccccctggggctgaggggggggagagatgctccccgcccccctgcacaccggagagggggctcacgctggctctgatgctgggaccagagcagagagctcgctgcctgcccccactgggacagccagggcagcgctgagcacggggggagctgagaccccagctgagtggggggacacccgggcagggcaggtcggctgccaaacagatttgcctggtccagacgtgctgctgggaagtgattgcacagcagggagggagctcccagggacagggctcaggggggctgtgaccccaggcccagccagcgagagggagcaggtcccactccctgccccagccgctgaatcctAGAccaagctgcagagggatccctccttggagaagctgagggaacttgctggccacagcgctgcaaacccccttggggaaggctgcagggacagagtcctgcgggagaagggattcctgtaccgggaatgggctccccaaggggaagtagaactggggggaatcgggaggcagctggtggtaccccaggaatccacagggttcttcccattcgagctgctggatgggaggagagtgaggggacccctggacctgaagagggaggattgggaggagaagggggaagaccccctgggggatctcttccctgaggtgggagacaatctccccatcaggtgttccctgttcagagtcactgggaaagcagcccagatcctggagagagaggtcaaggacctgctggctttagatgggatccagccgttttacagcccatgggcctcacccgtggggctgatccccaagcgagacaggatgatctggttttatgggggctatcagaagcttaaagccatcacagcgtccgatgccgaccccatgcctaggcctggggagattctagacaggCAGAGggtgatggagaacttggccctggcagacactgataacatgtgcatctttagccagacctgggaggaacaggtgtgccaggtgaagagggggctgggctgcctcaaggaggtgggactgatggtaaaagctggaaagtgcaaggggggacggcagaggtgttgtgtctgggccacaaagtgggaagcggctgcccaagcccaaagctggccaaggccaagatgggggctcttaaccaagagagcccgaatcgcagcccagagtgctgggaaaagacccaatcccagcttgaagcccaggggtactggggtggcaaagggtgtgggctgcataaaccttcccacatgcggcctgcaagtgccatcaagcacacccgacctaagggagggcgtgagactggactgtcctggtgtaactcacaccaagggatgggagagatgctggggcatccatgggaacgttggtgggttcgaacttccccaggtcactggctggagtgacctcgctcagttcggtctcgaaggggggagagatgtgacgaactgggaatgttcttaatgttttctctgaatactgtgttggtgcctcagtgtccccatggcagttcttaagtatctggcagagcaatggccagtgcacctaaatgcctgacactctgtctcctagcaactgatggcctggaccccccctctgcaaaggtgccagctgaaggtgttggagacaaagggatcaggtgacctcctggcccgggaaaggggctgagcagaggaggggctggaggggtggttagtctggagctggctggggacgaggagtgaagtgcagacgtgggggtctggctcactgccccccagaatggacccggctgaggggtcccgttctctgtacctacaagctctgttttagaccctgttcctgtcatcgaataaacctctgttttactggctggctgagagtcacgtctg
Coding sequences:
- the CUNH16orf54 gene encoding transmembrane protein C16orf54 homolog → MPPSLPPSPQLPPPSPPPALPCAACLVPMLALAGVAGLFVVISALLGERLFRGARARGVPSMWRRGGALWIEPAAPPQLDRAPQVETGDLWIPRPPPSAEDWYRGPAGSSGSGTSSGVHSGAPESSGSTTALWDPEAPAWGAQPHVTLQDISEFFRRGGGRGP